The Prevotella melaninogenica genome window below encodes:
- the xerA gene encoding site-specific tyrosine recombinase/integron integrase, which yields METDKNSKDIVSRYRRYLKLEKGYSANTLDAYMRDVDKLFRYLAVEQVDVLDVKLEDLEYFAAFISDLGIGPRSLARILSGVRQFYRFLVIDGYLEVDPTELLESPKQPDHLPEVLSTAEVDLLEQAIDLSKWEGHRNRAIIEVLFSCGLRVSELTNLKLSNLYIEEQYIRVMGKGSKERLVPISPRALDELNYWFADRNVMKIKPGEEDYVFLNRRGQHLTRTMILIMIKRYAVEAGIKKTISPHTLRHSFATSLLEGGADLRAIQAMLGHESIGTTEIYTHIDTSTLRQEILEHHPRNIQYNEHQQMDLLTE from the coding sequence ATGGAAACAGACAAGAATTCAAAGGATATTGTCAGCCGTTACCGCCGTTATCTGAAGTTAGAGAAAGGCTACTCGGCGAATACGTTGGATGCTTATATGCGTGATGTGGATAAGCTCTTTCGCTATCTTGCTGTGGAACAGGTCGATGTGTTGGATGTGAAGTTAGAAGATTTAGAATACTTTGCAGCCTTTATCTCCGACCTTGGTATTGGTCCTCGCTCTTTGGCACGCATTCTCAGTGGGGTGCGCCAGTTCTATCGTTTCCTCGTTATTGATGGTTATTTAGAAGTAGATCCGACTGAGTTGTTAGAGTCACCAAAGCAACCTGACCACCTACCAGAGGTTCTTTCCACGGCTGAAGTAGACCTCTTAGAGCAAGCGATAGACCTATCAAAATGGGAAGGACATCGCAATCGTGCCATTATCGAAGTCTTGTTCTCTTGTGGACTGCGTGTGTCGGAGCTCACCAACCTAAAACTTTCCAACCTATATATTGAAGAACAGTATATCCGAGTGATGGGTAAAGGTTCGAAGGAACGCTTGGTTCCAATCTCACCGCGTGCTTTAGACGAGCTAAACTATTGGTTTGCCGATCGTAATGTGATGAAAATCAAACCCGGAGAGGAGGATTATGTCTTCCTAAATCGTCGTGGACAGCACCTGACTCGTACGATGATTCTTATCATGATTAAGCGATATGCGGTTGAAGCTGGTATTAAGAAAACAATTTCCCCACATACCCTTCGCCACTCCTTTGCCACTTCCTTGCTCGAAGGTGGTGCCGACTTGCGTGCAATTCAGGCAATGTTGGGACACGAAAGTATCGGAACAACAGAGATTTACACGCATATTGATACCTCTACACTACGACAAGAAATACTCGAACATCACCCTCGTAATATCCAGTATAACGAGCATCAGCAGATGGACTTATTGACAGAATAA
- the aroQ gene encoding type II 3-dehydroquinate dehydratase, producing the protein MKVIIINGPNLNLLGVREPEIYGSLSMDTFLSQLRESYPNCTIDYYQSNVEGELINKLQETGFSYDGIILNAGAYTHTSIALLDCIRSLQTPVIEVHISNVNDREDFRRHSMIAPACKGTIQGFGLNSYRLAIEALSLL; encoded by the coding sequence ATGAAAGTAATCATTATTAATGGTCCCAACTTGAACCTGTTAGGGGTGCGTGAACCTGAGATATATGGTAGTCTGTCTATGGACACCTTCCTTTCACAACTGCGTGAAAGCTATCCTAACTGTACTATTGACTATTATCAAAGTAATGTTGAGGGCGAACTCATCAACAAACTACAGGAGACTGGCTTCTCATATGATGGCATTATCCTCAATGCTGGGGCTTATACACATACAAGTATTGCGCTTTTAGATTGCATTCGCTCTCTACAAACGCCAGTGATTGAAGTACATATCAGCAATGTTAACGACCGCGAGGACTTCCGTCGCCACTCTATGATTGCCCCAGCCTGCAAGGGAACTATTCAGGGCTTTGGTCTTAACAGCTACAGATTGGCTATAGAAGCATTGTCGCTCCTATAA